Proteins encoded within one genomic window of Gallus gallus isolate bGalGal1 chromosome 1, bGalGal1.mat.broiler.GRCg7b, whole genome shotgun sequence:
- the RS1 gene encoding retinoschisin isoform X2 yields MTLLTEHVQMRGGENRCSCSTLVLDVKDSCLRSDSAECPYHKPLGFESGAVTPDQISCSNPEQYTGWYSSWTANKARLNGQGFGCAWLSKYQDNGQWLQIDLKEVKVISGILTQGRCDADEWMTKYSVQYRTDENLNWVYYKDQTGNNRVFYGNSDRSSSVQNLLRPPIVARYIRLIPLGWHVRIAIRMELLECLGKCG; encoded by the exons ATGACACTGTTAACAGAGCATGTACAAATGAGAGGGGGAGAAAACAGATGTTCCTGTTCCACACTGGTGTTGGATGTGAAAGACTCCTGCCTGAGGAGTGACTCAGCAG AGTGCCCCTACCACAAGCCCCTCGGCTTTGAGTCTGGCGCTGTCACCCCTGACCAGATCAGCTGCTCCAACCCCGAGCAGTACACAGGCTGGTACTCCTCATGGACAGCCAATAAGGCCCGCCTCAACGGCCAAGGCTTTGG GTGCGCCTGGCTCTCCAAGTACCAGGACAACGGGCAGTGGCTGCAGATCGACCTGAAGGAGGTGAAGGTGATCTCAGGGATCCTCACACAAGGGCGCTGTGATGCTGATGAGTGGATGACCAAATACAGCGTGCAGTACCGCACAGATGAGAACCTCAACTGGGTTTACTACAAGGATCAGACCGGGAACAACCGG GTTTTCTATGGCAACTCGGACCGGTCATCCTCAGTGCAGAACCTGCTGCGGCCGCCCATTGTGGCCCGCTACATCCGCCTCATCCCGCTGGGCTGGCACGTGCGCATTGCCATCCGCATGGAGCTACTCGAGTGCCTGGGCAAATGTGGCTGA
- the RS1 gene encoding retinoschisin isoform X1 produces the protein MRFKMGRVLLSLLFWYKAVLALSPGEDERLELWHSKACKCNCQGGPNSVWSSGTNSLECMPECPYHKPLGFESGAVTPDQISCSNPEQYTGWYSSWTANKARLNGQGFGCAWLSKYQDNGQWLQIDLKEVKVISGILTQGRCDADEWMTKYSVQYRTDENLNWVYYKDQTGNNRVFYGNSDRSSSVQNLLRPPIVARYIRLIPLGWHVRIAIRMELLECLGKCG, from the exons CTGTTCTGGCCCTGTCCCCTGGTGAG GATGAGAGACTGGAGCTGTGGCACAGCAAAGCTTGCAAATGCAATTGTCAGGGAGGTCCTAATTCAGTGTGGTCCAGCGGAACTAACAGCTTGGAGTGCATGCCAG AGTGCCCCTACCACAAGCCCCTCGGCTTTGAGTCTGGCGCTGTCACCCCTGACCAGATCAGCTGCTCCAACCCCGAGCAGTACACAGGCTGGTACTCCTCATGGACAGCCAATAAGGCCCGCCTCAACGGCCAAGGCTTTGG GTGCGCCTGGCTCTCCAAGTACCAGGACAACGGGCAGTGGCTGCAGATCGACCTGAAGGAGGTGAAGGTGATCTCAGGGATCCTCACACAAGGGCGCTGTGATGCTGATGAGTGGATGACCAAATACAGCGTGCAGTACCGCACAGATGAGAACCTCAACTGGGTTTACTACAAGGATCAGACCGGGAACAACCGG GTTTTCTATGGCAACTCGGACCGGTCATCCTCAGTGCAGAACCTGCTGCGGCCGCCCATTGTGGCCCGCTACATCCGCCTCATCCCGCTGGGCTGGCACGTGCGCATTGCCATCCGCATGGAGCTACTCGAGTGCCTGGGCAAATGTGGCTGA